A genomic window from Streptomyces mirabilis includes:
- a CDS encoding helix-turn-helix domain-containing protein, producing the protein MLETVGLTADESEVYRLLVATGTASAQDIAGRSALDDVTARLLLRALEHKGLASAVEDSPEWFTAVPPQVALMPRLQRHFDALEQTRAAVYELAETHRRSAWARSTDEAVEIITGAAALRQHLRQLQHGAGREMMWFVKAQYVAMSPESNQEEFDALDRGVLYRALYEQAYFDDPDSVDYVVKGVCAGEVARAVPLLPLRMAIADRSVAILPLAASGTSRNPRELRAAVVRESSLLDALIALFEHHWEIGAPLRVTEEGQIGGAGTTDAASPVGEDRHLLSLMVAGMTDEAIAGQLRVSKRTVQRRIQGLMSLAGVATRMQLGWHAARRDWL; encoded by the coding sequence ATGCTGGAGACGGTGGGCCTGACGGCCGACGAGAGCGAGGTGTACCGCCTTCTGGTCGCCACCGGGACGGCGTCCGCTCAGGACATCGCCGGCCGCTCGGCCCTCGACGACGTGACCGCGCGGCTGCTGCTGCGCGCGCTGGAGCACAAGGGCCTGGCGTCGGCGGTCGAGGACAGTCCCGAATGGTTCACGGCCGTGCCGCCGCAGGTGGCCCTTATGCCCCGGCTCCAACGCCACTTCGACGCCCTGGAACAGACCCGGGCCGCCGTCTACGAACTTGCGGAGACACACCGCCGCAGCGCATGGGCCCGGAGCACGGACGAGGCCGTCGAGATCATCACCGGCGCTGCGGCACTGCGCCAGCATCTGCGCCAGCTCCAGCACGGCGCCGGCCGCGAGATGATGTGGTTCGTGAAGGCCCAGTACGTGGCCATGTCCCCGGAGAGCAATCAGGAGGAGTTCGACGCGCTGGACCGGGGCGTGCTCTACAGAGCCCTGTACGAACAGGCGTACTTCGACGACCCCGACTCGGTGGACTATGTCGTCAAGGGCGTGTGCGCCGGAGAGGTCGCCCGGGCGGTGCCTCTGCTGCCGCTGCGGATGGCGATCGCCGACCGCTCGGTGGCCATCCTGCCGCTGGCCGCCTCGGGCACGTCCCGCAACCCCCGGGAACTGCGGGCCGCGGTGGTGCGGGAGAGCAGCCTGCTGGACGCGCTCATCGCCCTGTTCGAACACCACTGGGAGATCGGTGCCCCGCTCCGGGTGACCGAGGAGGGCCAGATCGGTGGCGCCGGCACCACGGATGCCGCCTCGCCGGTCGGGGAGGACCGGCACCTGCTCTCCCTGATGGTCGCCGGCATGACGGACGAGGCGATAGCCGGACAGCTGCGGGTCAGCAAGCGCACCGTCCAGCGGCGCATCCAGGGCCTGATGAGTCTGGCGGGCGTCGCGACCCGTATGCAGCTGGGCTGGCACGCGGCGCGCCGCGACTGGCTCTGA
- a CDS encoding helix-turn-helix domain-containing protein, which translates to MTTRIDPRDMAGRPCSLAAALQIIGDRWALPAIREVMLGNHRFRQIARNTGAPTDRLAARLKALVESGVLERRPLPDDARYSGYYLTEAGRDLGAITRELIGWGDRWVVTAPPGRIRHRDHELVTHTVCETCGERVHGEDVHRDDLVPGWDRSGPVTTP; encoded by the coding sequence ATGACCACACGCATCGACCCCCGGGACATGGCGGGGCGCCCGTGCTCCCTCGCCGCGGCCCTCCAGATCATCGGTGACCGCTGGGCCCTGCCGGCGATCCGCGAGGTCATGCTCGGCAACCACCGCTTCCGGCAGATCGCCAGGAACACCGGCGCTCCCACGGACCGGCTCGCCGCGCGCCTGAAGGCCCTGGTGGAGAGCGGCGTCCTCGAACGGCGCCCGCTGCCGGACGACGCCCGCTACAGCGGCTACTACCTGACGGAGGCCGGACGCGATCTGGGGGCCATCACCCGCGAGCTGATCGGCTGGGGCGACCGCTGGGTCGTCACCGCACCGCCCGGCCGGATCCGGCACCGGGATCACGAACTCGTCACCCACACGGTGTGCGAGACCTGCGGCGAGCGGGTCCACGGGGAAGATGTCCACCGGGACGACCTCGTACCCGGCTGGGACCGGTCGGGTCCGGTGACGACCCCGTAG
- a CDS encoding MFS transporter → MSKHPRAAATVVLVAVFMTNLDLLIVNVALPAVGEDFSAGGGAAGLGSLSWVLNAYAITFAALLVVAGRAGDRVGQRPVFLAGIAVFTLASLGCALAPNLGTLIVARVVQAVGASAQIPTSLALLLAAVPAERRTQATRGWAGVGGLAAAAGPVAGGLLTEVDWRWVFAVNLPIGIAALVVGRSALPKPAARETGPLPDLLGALLVLVSIASLSGALVQAPDQGWTSGETPLLLAVAVIGGAAFVLRSLRHPRPLFELDLLRLPRFGAANAGSLLFGVAFSIMLLSNVLWCQEVWHWSALRTGLALAPGPALVPVVTVLTSRAAQRFGQGPLIAAGGVLFAGGMVWFAIFASVTPDYVSELLPSQLLTGAGVGLALGTLVAAGVYAVPGHRAATGSALVNSVRQISATIGVAVLVAVVGSHVDATSHHDFRVVWYTAAALSLGTSAVGAQLSRGRGQGPERTGPATPKEAEATGRALPQTL, encoded by the coding sequence TTGTCAAAGCACCCTCGGGCGGCCGCCACAGTCGTCCTGGTGGCCGTCTTCATGACCAACCTGGATCTGCTGATCGTCAACGTCGCGCTGCCCGCCGTGGGAGAGGACTTCTCCGCAGGCGGCGGCGCGGCGGGCCTCGGATCGCTGTCCTGGGTCCTCAACGCCTACGCGATCACCTTCGCCGCGCTGCTGGTGGTGGCCGGGCGCGCCGGGGACCGCGTAGGGCAACGGCCGGTGTTCCTCGCCGGGATCGCCGTCTTCACGCTCGCGTCGCTTGGCTGTGCCCTGGCCCCGAACCTGGGAACCCTCATCGTGGCCCGGGTGGTGCAGGCCGTAGGGGCGTCGGCCCAGATCCCGACCTCCCTGGCCCTGCTTCTGGCGGCGGTGCCGGCCGAGCGCCGCACCCAAGCCACCCGCGGCTGGGCCGGGGTCGGCGGACTCGCCGCGGCCGCCGGGCCCGTCGCCGGTGGCCTGCTGACCGAGGTGGACTGGCGGTGGGTCTTCGCCGTCAACCTGCCCATCGGCATCGCGGCGCTCGTCGTCGGCCGATCCGCGCTGCCGAAGCCGGCCGCGCGGGAGACCGGGCCGCTGCCCGACCTCCTCGGCGCCCTGCTGGTCCTCGTCTCGATCGCGTCGCTGTCCGGGGCGCTGGTGCAGGCACCCGACCAGGGCTGGACGAGCGGCGAGACCCCACTGCTGCTGGCCGTCGCCGTGATCGGCGGCGCCGCGTTCGTGCTCCGGTCCCTGCGGCACCCCCGTCCGCTGTTCGAGCTGGACCTGCTGCGGCTGCCGCGCTTCGGTGCGGCGAACGCGGGCAGCCTCCTGTTCGGCGTGGCCTTCTCGATCATGCTGCTGTCGAACGTGCTGTGGTGTCAGGAGGTCTGGCACTGGAGCGCGCTGCGCACCGGTCTCGCCCTGGCCCCCGGCCCCGCGCTCGTGCCCGTCGTCACCGTGCTGACCTCCCGCGCCGCGCAGCGCTTCGGGCAGGGACCGCTGATCGCGGCGGGCGGTGTGCTGTTCGCCGGTGGCATGGTCTGGTTCGCGATCTTCGCGTCGGTCACACCGGACTACGTGAGTGAGCTGCTGCCCAGCCAGCTGCTGACCGGTGCGGGAGTGGGCCTGGCACTGGGCACACTGGTGGCCGCCGGCGTGTACGCGGTACCGGGACACCGTGCGGCGACCGGGTCGGCGCTGGTCAACTCAGTGCGCCAGATCTCCGCCACGATAGGCGTCGCCGTCCTGGTCGCGGTCGTCGGCTCCCATGTCGACGCCACCTCGCACCACGACTTCCGGGTCGTCTGGTACACAGCCGCGGCGCTGAGCCTGGGGACCTCGGCGGTCGGGGCGCAGCTCAGCCGAGGGCGGGGCCAGGGCCCCGAGCGGACGGGACCCGCCACGCCGAAGGAAGCCGAGGCGACGGGGCGGGCTCTGCCGCAGACACTCTGA